In a genomic window of Niallia taxi:
- a CDS encoding ABC transporter substrate-binding protein: MRKYALIIMLGILLVIAAACGKEESASTDEKAAASEEASADTTKTITFLDKEYEIPSNSTKIVAASQEAMEDSAVLGVKPVGAVATGGEFPAFLGDSMSEAEEIGDKFQPSTEKLLQLKPDVILGTSKFQADVADSLNKVAPMIPISHISTHWKDNLLVLAEITNKTEEAEKYIADYEANVKETKTAVTEKLGDKEVLMFRVRNGSITIYPESVYFNPVLYTDLGLTVPEEVKAAKAQEQISLEKLAEMNPDYLFVQFEDSENQENKDALKDLESNAIWKKLNAVKDGHVYENVIDPMAAGGTAWSKTNFLAAFKKELGL; encoded by the coding sequence GTGAGAAAATATGCACTTATTATAATGTTAGGAATACTGCTAGTTATAGCAGCAGCCTGCGGGAAAGAAGAATCTGCAAGCACTGATGAAAAAGCAGCTGCGTCAGAAGAGGCAAGTGCTGATACAACAAAAACGATTACTTTCTTAGATAAAGAATATGAAATTCCAAGCAACAGTACAAAAATTGTTGCAGCAAGTCAGGAAGCAATGGAGGATTCTGCAGTTTTAGGTGTTAAACCAGTTGGGGCAGTTGCAACCGGTGGCGAGTTTCCGGCCTTTTTAGGTGATTCTATGTCAGAGGCAGAGGAAATTGGTGACAAATTCCAGCCAAGTACAGAAAAATTACTGCAATTAAAACCTGATGTTATTCTTGGTACGAGCAAGTTCCAAGCAGATGTTGCCGATAGCTTGAACAAAGTTGCGCCAATGATTCCGATTTCTCATATTTCTACACATTGGAAGGATAATCTGCTTGTGTTGGCAGAAATTACGAACAAAACAGAGGAAGCAGAAAAGTATATTGCTGATTATGAAGCAAATGTGAAGGAGACAAAAACTGCAGTTACTGAAAAACTAGGTGATAAGGAAGTGCTGATGTTCCGAGTACGTAATGGCAGCATTACTATTTATCCAGAAAGTGTTTATTTCAATCCTGTTCTTTACACAGATTTAGGACTTACAGTTCCAGAAGAAGTGAAAGCAGCAAAAGCACAGGAGCAAATCTCCCTGGAAAAATTAGCAGAAATGAATCCTGATTATTTGTTTGTTCAATTTGAGGATTCCGAAAATCAGGAAAATAAAGATGCATTGAAGGATTTAGAGAGCAATGCAATTTGGAAGAAATTAAATGCAGTGAAAGACGGTCATGTATATGAAAATGTCATTGATCCGATGGCAGCAGGCGGTACTGCTTGGAGCAAAACAAATTTCCTTGCAGCATTTAAAAAGGAATTAGGTCTGTAA
- a CDS encoding alpha/beta hydrolase has translation MITEPYALPHTETWSICSQEIKRIYKIFVSVPDSPPPDDGFPIMYVLDGNSVFASFTETMNLQTSRADITGKKPHIIVGIGYETTGPFNDNRYYDLTFSPDIDFLSYYPIDRELPQAGGGEYFLTFIEKELKPQIEQKYDVNKENQAIIGHSLGGLFVLSTLFTSPSSFQYYIASSPSIHWNEAFLNTAKQQFLASEMKANLLITSGELERDHFSQMNEKAKMLNDELQKHTTAVFKSEFLEFPGEDHMTVLLPLINKSILFVNDIKTQIK, from the coding sequence ATGATAACAGAGCCATATGCTTTACCTCACACGGAAACCTGGTCTATCTGTTCACAAGAAATAAAGCGTATTTATAAAATATTTGTGTCTGTTCCTGATTCACCGCCACCTGATGATGGCTTTCCGATTATGTATGTTTTAGACGGAAATTCTGTATTTGCCAGTTTTACAGAAACGATGAACCTGCAAACAAGCAGAGCAGACATAACAGGCAAAAAACCGCATATTATTGTAGGCATCGGCTATGAAACAACTGGTCCATTTAATGACAATAGATATTATGACTTAACGTTTTCACCAGACATTGATTTTTTATCGTATTACCCTATTGATAGAGAGCTGCCACAAGCGGGCGGCGGCGAGTACTTTCTGACGTTTATTGAAAAAGAATTGAAGCCGCAAATTGAACAAAAGTACGATGTCAATAAGGAGAACCAGGCGATTATCGGCCATTCTCTTGGTGGATTATTTGTCCTATCAACATTGTTCACATCGCCTTCGTCGTTTCAATATTATATTGCCAGCAGTCCTTCCATCCATTGGAATGAAGCGTTTCTGAACACAGCAAAGCAGCAGTTTTTGGCAAGCGAGATGAAAGCGAATCTGCTGATTACGAGCGGAGAATTGGAAAGAGATCATTTTTCACAAATGAACGAAAAAGCGAAAATGCTTAATGATGAGCTTCAAAAACATACTACTGCCGTGTTTAAAAGTGAATTCCTCGAATTTCCCGGTGAAGATCATATGACTGTTCTCCTCCCGCTCATTAATAAATCGATACTTTTTGTTAATGATATAAAAACACAAATTAAATAA
- a CDS encoding ABC transporter substrate-binding protein, with protein MATITNHNIWKNIYLDLNSINRIQKQRKENKITSYFELIYIHAGRGTFTINKEEKHFASHQLLLIPPGSTYKLTFASEVDYYLVSFQVFMKDMKEEAQPSLAGLACIQQQVIPFHQVIAGLIEDLYRLKGEEIPHLHFLQKAKLNEMFFHLLSYKKHVTPNDTLLAIEETKIYMDMHFNEKLKIDTLAQQAELSPKYYSEMFKKQYGITVSDYITRLRVNKAKQLLLMTKDSIRIIASSVGYADEFYLSRKFKQAVGISPSAYREKRNRKIASYDFATTGHLLALQILPYAAPIHPKWTLDYYEQFKDDIIFHLESYRKHTEWGKNIAKLQEAKPDLIIAKQDITAEEKAELEKIASVFYYSENDNWKKQFFQIAEFLNCTKEAKEWMDNYERHVERTSVQLTPYFNDKKGLVISLFKDNFYLNRSRTAIEVIFEELQIASSQAKNQWKHNEGTQLDKIIKWQPDFILLNIRQDEETLKYWQKLRKSSEWNNIEAVKRQQVYFIQSDPWNECSASSHIRVIDNLVELITEKVQGKERK; from the coding sequence GTGGCAACCATAACAAATCATAATATTTGGAAAAACATCTACTTAGATTTGAACAGTATTAATCGTATTCAGAAGCAAAGGAAAGAAAATAAAATCACTTCTTATTTTGAACTAATCTATATTCATGCTGGCAGGGGCACATTTACGATTAATAAAGAAGAAAAACACTTTGCCAGCCATCAGCTGCTTTTAATACCGCCAGGCAGTACATATAAACTAACATTTGCTAGTGAAGTGGATTATTATCTTGTTTCCTTTCAAGTATTTATGAAGGATATGAAAGAAGAGGCTCAGCCTTCATTAGCCGGATTGGCGTGTATTCAGCAGCAGGTGATTCCGTTTCATCAAGTGATAGCGGGACTAATAGAGGATTTATACCGCCTTAAAGGAGAGGAAATTCCACACCTGCATTTCCTGCAAAAAGCAAAGCTAAATGAAATGTTTTTTCATTTATTATCATATAAAAAGCACGTAACACCTAATGATACTCTCTTAGCGATCGAGGAAACAAAAATATATATGGATATGCATTTCAATGAAAAGTTAAAGATTGATACGCTGGCACAACAGGCAGAGCTTAGTCCGAAATACTACTCAGAAATGTTTAAAAAGCAATATGGGATTACAGTTAGCGACTATATTACAAGATTGCGTGTAAATAAGGCAAAGCAGTTATTATTAATGACAAAGGACAGTATTCGTATCATTGCCAGCTCTGTTGGCTATGCAGATGAATTTTATTTGAGCAGAAAATTTAAACAAGCTGTCGGTATATCTCCATCAGCATATCGTGAGAAGCGAAACAGGAAAATCGCCTCATATGACTTTGCAACAACAGGACATTTGCTTGCACTGCAAATACTTCCATATGCTGCACCTATTCATCCGAAATGGACACTTGACTATTATGAACAATTTAAAGATGATATTATCTTTCACCTTGAGTCATATCGAAAACATACGGAATGGGGGAAAAACATTGCAAAGCTACAAGAGGCAAAGCCAGATCTAATCATTGCGAAACAGGATATAACTGCAGAGGAAAAGGCAGAATTGGAAAAAATCGCTTCTGTCTTTTATTATTCAGAAAATGATAATTGGAAGAAGCAGTTTTTCCAAATTGCAGAGTTTTTGAATTGTACAAAAGAAGCGAAGGAGTGGATGGATAACTATGAAAGGCATGTTGAGCGTACATCTGTCCAATTAACTCCCTATTTCAATGATAAGAAAGGACTAGTCATCAGCCTTTTCAAGGATAATTTTTATTTAAATCGCTCCAGAACGGCTATTGAGGTTATATTTGAAGAACTGCAGATTGCTTCATCTCAAGCTAAAAATCAATGGAAGCATAATGAGGGCACTCAGTTAGATAAGATTATCAAATGGCAGCCTGATTTTATTCTGCTGAATATACGGCAGGATGAGGAAACACTGAAATATTGGCAGAAGCTAAGGAAATCGTCAGAGTGGAACAATATAGAAGCAGTCAAACGTCAGCAGGTATATTTTATCCAATCAGACCCGTGGAATGAATGCTCTGCAAGCTCGCATATACGGGTTATTGATAATTTAGTAGAGTTGATTACGGAAAAAGTACAAGGAAAAGAGAGGAAATAA